The Vicia villosa cultivar HV-30 ecotype Madison, WI linkage group LG1, Vvil1.0, whole genome shotgun sequence genome includes a region encoding these proteins:
- the LOC131643665 gene encoding extensin-like: MAPPKPPNPSSKEILEEAIQMSTQHFNNAMAETQEQIDVRFAQISASIAQQMGEIHTRLNSEKEDEDAKYEALIAAIQKAGLNREKQPMTAAATPSASHSGTAQHSATVSFGSTPFTQTLTSAHTPLRNSPNHIHSNPQPSVFTTPTLTAAPPPPPFHTYSPYSHPQTTFIPPHTIPHPFPQPDFYQQQPHIPTLPPPPPPHVPLNSNCHYLMDLIP, translated from the coding sequence ATGGCTCCACCAAAACCTCCAAACCCTTCTTCCAAAGAAATTTTGGAAGAGGCTATCCAAATGTCTACCCAACACTTTAACAATGCTATGGCTGAAACTCAAGAACAAATAGATGTAAGGTTTGCACAAATTTCTGCATCTATAGCTCAACAAATGGGTGAGATTCATACAAGGCTGAATTCCGAAAAGGAAGATGAAGATGCTAAGTATGAAGCTCTCATTGCTGCCATTCAAAAAGCTGGGTTAAACCGTGAGAAACAGCCCATGACAGCAGCGGCTACCCCTTCAGCGTCACACTCAGGTACTGCACAACATTCTGCTACTGTTTCTTTTGGTTCTACTCCGTTCACACAAACCCTTACATCTGCACATACCCCTCTTCGAAACTCACCAAACCATATACACAGCAACCCACAGCCTTCTGTTTTTACTACCCCTACACTAACAGCAGCACCTCCACCGCCACCTTTTCACACATATTCCCCTTATAGTCATCCACAAACTACTTTCATCCCTCCCCACACCATTCCCCACCCTTTCCCACAACCAGACTTTTACCAACAACAACCCCATATTCCTAccttacccccccccccccccccccacgtTCCCCTAAACTCGAATTGCCATTATTTGATGGATCTAATCCCTTAG